The Polynucleobacter sp. MWH-UH2A DNA segment GCTACGACGCACCCATACATCGGGCTTAATAGATACCCCCAAGTCAGTGAGCATATGATTGACCGTAATGTAACCCCATCCGTACCCTACCTGTTTAGCAAAATTTTTGGTCCAGCGCTCTATTTCAGAGCCTGTAAATGACTGCTTCGTTAGCAACTCTTGAATTAAAGCGGTTAATTTAGGGTTGGCATTATTCTCAAGCCCCTTGGCTAATTCTCGAATAGCATACAAGCGCCACACATAACTTTTAAGACCGCCAGGTTGCAATCCTGCAATATATGCCCTGACCGAATCCCCTTCTAAAGCAAAGGCAGAAGAACTTCGACCCAACTGAGGGTTGCGAACCATTAGCCATGATGCGCTGGCAATTGCCGCAGATGATTGAAAATCTACGCTAAGTTGCAAATCAGAGACAATTCGTTCGCCTGCAGAAACTTTGATGTTAGACCAGCAAGGCTTATCTTTACCCATTTGCCAGATTTGCGCTTTTCCAATAGTTGCCGGAATATTGGCGCATAAAACTTCAAGCTCTGCCCAAGTGCTAGGCGACTCTTCCCTCACCTTAGCGCGCACGGCGCATAATTTTTGAACTGCTGCATTGAGGTCAATTGCCATTTACATAACCCTTTCATATTCGCGCCCATGGGACTAGATCTTAGAACTACAGACTGGCATCAATAGACGATAAAAATCATCGTTTCAATATGCATAATAAATACTCCACCACACAAAGGAGCAATCATGAAAAAAACACCTCGTGAATTAAACACTGCTTTTGACCTTGCTCAGCAAAAAATCATCCATCTAAAGGCGCATCGCTACAACTTCGCAGCTTTAAATACCGTTGTGCATAACTGGATTCAGAATCCTAGCTCCGCAACCCAACATAAAAACCTTAAAGTCCTTAAGGCCTCCTAAGCAGCCATTGTTAGCATCACTCTGTTAGTACGGAGTGATGCTAAATCAGGCCTACAGAAATTTATTGACGATGGCATGCAATACATCTCTTAAGCTTGCATTACCCCATAAAGGCCCATGCCCTAACCACGGGCAATCCACGATTTGATAAATGGCCTGATCAACATCCGTAAAGTCAAACCAAACATCTCTTCTGCCATCTGAATTGGCGGCACACGGTTTAAAGAATGGATCATGTGACTGATTTTTCACTCTTGAGGAAGCTTCAGCTATATCGCCTTCAAAAAACGTGTCTGCTATTAATTTTACAAATTCAGCTTTTCTGTTAGGCGCTGGCCGTAAGTTAATTACGCAACTTGGGCTGACATCACTCACTTTTAAGTCCAACATAACCAAAAGTGCGCCGTATTCATCACGAATCTGCATCTGACTAAAGACATCCGTCCCATCGGTCGTAAAAGCCGCGGTGGTATTAACACGATACACCGATAGACTTGGATGAATTTCATCGTCATCAGTTAAAAAAGAAGGAAATTCTTGATTCAAAGCAAATGCGCTCAAATGATTTGCCCGGGTCTGAGTCCAAGCATTTAGCCCATCTTCCGCAAATTCAGTAACCACTTCTAGCCACTGAAGACCACCCATGCAATGCTTTGGCCTAGCAATAAACTGCATCCCCTCACAACTCATATTCCCGCTCGTAAGATTTTTTAGCTGATAAATCCCATAGTAGTTAATTAGAAAATGCTCGGCAGCAAAACTTTTTTCTTTTGCATAAGCGCCAGTAAAAATGGCAACCTTTCTGACCAGCTCTTGACAAGCGTGCTCTGCTGTTTTTGTTAAATGCTCATAGATTTTTAAAATCTTTCCATATTCAATATGAGATCCAGGCGGTACATTTTGAAGCGAAACATGCTGCATAGCTTCTGGAATATGAGCAAGCCAGCGAGCACCTGTGCCACATCCTATATAGAAAGATTTGAATTCACTGCTTTTCGGAGTGTGATAACCATGGCTCATAGGGTCACAATTGCCGAGCCATTCTGAATAATTTACTGGCGCAGCATATGAGTACACATAAGAATGGTCAACGCTATCAGCATTAACTAATGTGCCATTCTCATCCTCAAGCAATGGTTCTTGCAAATCCGAGCGCCAATTAAGATGGGGGCGAATATAGTTGCCTATAGAGCCCATTGTGTACTGAATATCATATTCGGCATCTGACCCCACTATCCAGATATTATGCAGATCCTCAATCGCTTTTATTACTGCCAACCCGCGCTCAGGGCTCTCATCGCGCACCATGAACATCACAGAAGAATATTGATTGGATGGCAAATCTTGCAAACGAGAAACTACTTTTGCAAATTTGGTTCCTGGAATAAATATCAGATAGAAGGTGTGCATAAGCATTCCTATAATTTCTTAGTAAGCACTTTTATAAATTGTTTCATTTCATGACATCTTACAACTGAATGCTAATCAACCGAATCAAAATGATCATGAGCACCTAGACTTAACACCGCCTGCCAAATATCAATCATGACTTGGGTATCGACCTTGCAATAGGCCAATAAATTTTCCTTTAGCTTATCGCGCTCAGGTGATGGTGGCATCAACAAAAAGTCCTCATAGCCCATCATTGCCTGTACCCCATTGGCAGTTGATAGCGTTTCATAGGGATTGCTTGGCAATAAACAGCGCGCAATCTCTTTGATACTCCAGCCATGCATTCCTAGGGTATAAAAGTACTGTTGAAATACTTTTAATAAATCATGTTCTTTGCAACGCTTTGCAATACTCTCTAATTTTGTGGCCTGCTCAGCTGTTGCCATCTGAGCAAGTTTGAAAGTCATCGGCCCTTCCACCGAGTTGCCATGCCAAGTATAAATAGGGCCATCCTCATCAAAGGCATCTAACAGCTTAGCAATCAATTCTTGGCGCGGATCACTTAATGAATCGGCAATATATTCCGTATGCTGAATAGCAACGTCATTTGGTCCATTCCATTTGCGCAACGAAAACTGAAATGGCACTTGTTCGTTGACCTGCGTTTGTAGCCATAGCGGAACGGGCTTACCTAAGTACTCATAATCTAAAAAATAGCGTGGCCAGGGCTGATGCTCTAAGTAATCAATTAATTTCTGGTCAATATAGTGCTGCCCTGTCTTTGCAATCTGTCGCATTTGCTGATGAATCGGCTTGGTGAGTTTTTCAGGGGGCACTGTCGCTAAATCGCGATGCTCTTTCATGAGTTCTTGCACAATCGCCACATCAGGACTACTGCCTAAATACCAAACCGGCACACGAATCGACTCATCAGGAGCTAATGTGGCGCCTGAGCAATGCTCAATAAATTCACAACCTTTGCAAACAGTCCCAATTTGGCTGGGTGGCGCCTCGCTAGCTAAAACCACTTGCTTCATTTGCGCAATCGTCTGAGGCATGTTCACTAGGTGCTCAGCAATTTGTGTGCTGACATCCTCTACTTTGAGTAAGCCTTGGTAGTTCCCGGACTGGGTATATATAAATTGGATATTGGGGTAACCCAAAGAAGTTGATTGAATACAGATCGTGGCGCTTGCTATGTAAGTCTGAATGGCGGCGTCCATCACATAACGCTCGTTAAATTGCTCCCCATTCTTCGCTTTGCCACTTTTCACTTCAACAATGTTCCATGCACCATTGTCTGATGGCAACAAAATATCAACCATGACAATGGTGTCATCGCGTAAAAAGGTAGCTTCATATAGCGGCACTCGAGGGCTGCCGCCGGCAAACTCATCCAATATGTCTTGGGTCTGACGCAAGG contains these protein-coding regions:
- a CDS encoding DUF2779 domain-containing protein, whose amino-acid sequence is MLSKSKIVAGLQCQTKLWLGAHAKHLAKVGAQQQLVMARGEEFGVIARDQFPGGRLIRVLDANGKVDVQGALRQTQDILDEFAGGSPRVPLYEATFLRDDTIVMVDILLPSDNGAWNIVEVKSGKAKNGEQFNERYVMDAAIQTYIASATICIQSTSLGYPNIQFIYTQSGNYQGLLKVEDVSTQIAEHLVNMPQTIAQMKQVVLASEAPPSQIGTVCKGCEFIEHCSGATLAPDESIRVPVWYLGSSPDVAIVQELMKEHRDLATVPPEKLTKPIHQQMRQIAKTGQHYIDQKLIDYLEHQPWPRYFLDYEYLGKPVPLWLQTQVNEQVPFQFSLRKWNGPNDVAIQHTEYIADSLSDPRQELIAKLLDAFDEDGPIYTWHGNSVEGPMTFKLAQMATAEQATKLESIAKRCKEHDLLKVFQQYFYTLGMHGWSIKEIARCLLPSNPYETLSTANGVQAMMGYEDFLLMPPSPERDKLKENLLAYCKVDTQVMIDIWQAVLSLGAHDHFDSVD